One Pagrus major chromosome 15, Pma_NU_1.0 DNA window includes the following coding sequences:
- the LOC141009655 gene encoding paraneoplastic antigen Ma1 homolog has protein sequence MATQRDSQIALELSSWCSEAGIDPNRAFVLHDVPADIDQADIEETAETVKAFGRVKPLNGGSAWKISLFVESASPADDFVAKLNKLMKEEGKTVNDVHAMLSTDVPRENSPESIIRAAGDLLEKTMRPTSENKAFRRLRTFSGHLPTPAGEESFEHWLEQARLMIEECDCSDREKRKRIVESLKGPALEIIQAVRLNNPDSSPECYVEALESAFGTPESGEDLYFAFRSLHQQRGEKLSDFLRRLERSLTKVVQRGGLPSHRADRARIDQLIRGAAESDIMLLQLRLRERREKPLLS, from the exons ATGGCTACCCAGAGAGATTCTCAGATAGCACTTGAGCTTAGTAGCTGGTGCAGTGAGGCAGGCATAGACCCAAACCGGGCCTTTGTGCTGCATGACGTTCCTGCTGACATTGATCAGGCAGATATTGAAGAGACTGCTGAGACAGTGAAAGCTTTTGGACGAGTAAAG CCATTGAACGGAGGTTCTGCCTGGAAGATATCCCTCTTTGTTGAATCTGCGAGTCCGGCTGATGACTTCGTAGCCAAGCTCAACAAGCTAatgaaagaggagggaaaaactGTTAATGATGTTCATGCCATGCTGTCTACAGATGTTCCACGGGAGAACTCCCCTGAATCTATCATAcgtgcagctggagacctgtTAGAAAAAACTATGCGACCTACCAGTGAGAACAAGGCGTTTAGACGTCTTCGGACGTTCTCTGGTCATCTTCCCACACCAGCAGGTGAGGAGAGTTTTGAACACTGGCTCGAGCAGGCCCGCCTGATGATTGAAGAGTGTGACTGTTCTGACAGAGAGAAGCGAAAGAGAATAGTAGAGAGCTTAAAGGGGCCCGCACTGGAGATCATCCAGGCTGTACGGTTAAATAACCCGGATTCAAGCCCTGAGTGTTATGTAGAGGCTCTAGAGAGTGCATTTGGGACCCCTGAGTCTGGTGAAGACTTGTATTTTGCTTTCAGGAGCCTCCATCAACAGCGAGGAGAAAAGCTATCAGACTTCTTGAGACGGTTGGAGCGCTCGCTGACCAAAGTGGTGCAAAGAGGGGGGCTTCCCAGTCACAGAGCAGATCGTGCACGCATCGACCAACTCATAAGGGGTGCTGCTGAGTCAGACATCATGCTATTACAGCTGAGactgagagaaaggagggagaaaCCCCTACTTTCCTGA